From Apium graveolens cultivar Ventura chromosome 9, ASM990537v1, whole genome shotgun sequence, the proteins below share one genomic window:
- the LOC141684236 gene encoding uncharacterized protein LOC141684236 codes for MNLNIYNMNRGQLTLLGSTICVMLSVLLSVKLLLAHLSNWKKPKEQKAIVVIILMAPIYAVDSYFGLLDFRGSEAFFMFLDSIKECYEALVMAKFLALLYTYLNISISKSIVPDEVKGREIHHSFPMTLFQPHSVRLNHKTLKLLKYWTWQFVAIRPVCSVLMIALQLLDIYPAWISWTFTIILNISVSLALYSLVLFYHVFAKELAPHNPLAKFLCVKGIVFFCFWQGIVLEMLVATGIIQSHHIWLDVVHIQQAYQNILVIVEMVFFSIFQMSAYSAAPYAGVATSVKDKKKD; via the exons ATGAATTTAAATATATACAACATGAACCGTGGACAACTAACCCTGTTGGGATCCACCATATGCGTGATGCTTTCTGTACTTCTTAGCGTAAAGCTTCTATTAGCACATCTCTCAAATTGGAAAAAGCCAAAGGAGCAGAAAGCTATAGTCGTTATCATTCTGATGGCTCCAATATATGCCGTGGACTCCTATTTTGGTTTGTTGGACTTCCGTGGGTCTGAAGCTTTCTTTATGTTTTTGGATTCGATTAAAGAATGTTATGAGGCATTG GTGATGGCCAAGTTCTTGGCTTTATTATATACATACTTAAACATATCAATAAGCAAAAGCATAGTTCCTGACGAGGTAAAAGGAAGAGAAATCCACCACTCATTTCCGATGACTCTTTTCCAG CCTCACTCTGTCCGTTTGAACCATAAAACACTTAAGCTGCTCAAGTATTGGACTTGGCAATTCGTAGCAATTCGCCCCGTGTGCTCCGTATTGATGATAGCTCTTCAACTTCTTGATATCTATCCTGCTTGGATCAGCTGGACATTCACCATTATATTAAACATTTCAGTTTCATTGGCATTGTACTCTTTGGTACTCTTTTACCATGTATTTGCTAAAGAGTTGGCACCACATAATCCCCTTGCCAAGTTCTTGTGTGTCAAAGGGATTGTCTTTTTCTGTTTCTGGCAG ggaattgtgcttgagatGCTAGTTGCAACGGGAATAATCCAGTCTCATCATATCTGGCTTGATGTTGTCCATATACAGCAAGCATATCAAAATATACTGGTAATAGTGGAAATGGTTTTCTTCTCGATTTTTCAGATGTCTGCATACAGCGCTGCACCTTATGCTGGCGTTGCAACAAGCGTGAAAGACAAGAAGAAAGACTGA